One window from the genome of Candidatus Brocadiaceae bacterium encodes:
- the miaB gene encoding tRNA (N6-isopentenyl adenosine(37)-C2)-methylthiotransferase MiaB yields the protein MIDPPADVCIVTFGCQMNKLDSQLLRGELLRAGFALTEDPDRARIVLYNTCSVRAHAENRVLSHLGAWRRRAGREPEFVLGVIGCMAQRLGGQLTRQFGHVRLVCGTRAFLRVPEYLRRLLAGEGTIVDTATDAPVRFRRAPAVRETPWQAHVSVMRGCDNFCSYCIVPYVRGREVSRPPDDVVRECEALAADGVREVTLLGQNVSGYGRGLPGEPVTLADLLERVNEVPGLVRIRFITSHPRDTSEDLLRAVARLDKVCRHLHVPAQSGADAVLARMGRGYTGSDYLRMTDRARELMPEVALASDFMVGFPGETEADFRDTLELVRRVRFQQSFVFKYSPRPGTRAARWPDDVPDEVKRARNQALLAAQEEVDRRRRSALVGQTLQVMVEGPSKADPARLCGRTGENDIVVFAGPRSLAGCLCRVRVIGATVLTLHGEAAGEVRTPGGAGCPALRERN from the coding sequence ATGATCGATCCTCCGGCCGATGTCTGCATCGTCACGTTCGGCTGCCAGATGAACAAGCTGGACAGCCAGCTCCTGCGCGGGGAGCTTCTGCGCGCCGGCTTCGCGCTGACCGAGGACCCGGACCGCGCCCGGATCGTGCTCTACAACACCTGCAGCGTGCGGGCCCACGCGGAGAACCGCGTCCTGTCACACCTGGGCGCCTGGCGCCGCCGGGCCGGGCGGGAGCCGGAGTTCGTGCTCGGCGTCATCGGCTGCATGGCGCAGCGGCTGGGGGGGCAATTGACGCGCCAGTTCGGGCACGTGCGCCTCGTCTGTGGGACGCGGGCCTTCCTGCGCGTGCCGGAATACCTGCGGCGTCTTCTGGCGGGGGAGGGCACGATCGTCGACACGGCCACGGACGCGCCCGTGCGATTCCGCCGCGCCCCGGCCGTGCGTGAGACGCCCTGGCAGGCCCACGTGAGCGTCATGCGCGGCTGCGACAACTTCTGCTCGTACTGCATTGTGCCGTATGTGCGCGGGCGCGAGGTGAGCCGGCCGCCGGACGACGTGGTGCGCGAGTGCGAGGCCCTGGCCGCCGACGGCGTGCGCGAGGTGACCCTGTTGGGGCAGAACGTGAGCGGCTACGGCCGCGGGCTCCCGGGGGAGCCCGTGACGCTGGCCGACCTGCTGGAACGGGTCAACGAGGTGCCCGGGCTCGTCCGCATCCGCTTCATCACGAGCCACCCCCGCGATACGTCCGAGGATCTGCTGCGCGCCGTGGCCCGGCTGGACAAGGTGTGCCGGCACCTGCACGTGCCTGCCCAGAGCGGGGCGGACGCCGTCCTGGCCCGCATGGGGCGGGGCTATACCGGCTCGGACTACCTGCGCATGACGGACCGCGCGCGCGAACTCATGCCCGAGGTCGCGCTGGCCAGCGACTTCATGGTCGGCTTCCCGGGCGAGACCGAGGCGGACTTCCGCGACACGCTGGAGCTGGTCCGGCGTGTGCGCTTCCAGCAGAGCTTCGTCTTCAAGTACTCCCCCCGGCCGGGCACGCGTGCGGCGCGCTGGCCGGACGACGTGCCGGATGAGGTGAAGCGCGCCCGCAACCAGGCCCTGCTGGCCGCACAGGAGGAAGTGGACCGCCGGCGGCGCAGCGCCCTGGTGGGGCAGACCCTGCAGGTGATGGTCGAAGGCCCGAGCAAGGCCGACCCTGCGAGACTGTGCGGCCGCACCGGCGAGAACGACATCGTCGTCTTCGCCGGGCCGCGAAGCCTGGCCGGTTGCCTCTGCCGGGTGCGCGTGATCGGAGCGACGGTGCTGACGCTCCACGGCGAGGCCGCCGGGGAGGTCCGAACCCCGGGAGGTGCGGGATGCCCGGCCCTTCGCGAACGCAACTGA
- a CDS encoding insulinase family protein gives MAQGELRRSVLPNGLRVLGVENPSLHSFVCSVYVRVGPRFEPPERAGLSHFLEHMVLQGSERFPDSATILRGIEDVGGVVDAATYEEHMRFVFAVHRKHWRRVLEIAGDVLLRPLFDPGELEREKLIIAQEVSQHRDRAGRNISPEEIAHCLLFHGRASESGTRGSPAIMSRFDRALIEAHYRRFFVPGNMVVCLAGGLHFDEVLDELAERMGALAPAAETPPEPLPVAARPTARARAFCRPTEALPVAELLLSHRACGLRDERFDALRAASYLLGGGLSSRLFMRVREELGLVYQIDSHVQSYSDTGAFEMFLSVGVENLTAAFEAGLEVLHETLRDGFTAEELDRYKESLRCGMDMLCDQPTHLADWFGRQELLLGADGVVTPADHVGRNEALTLGDLRAVLRDVCTPDRSDLVCVGPYGSAEREGLMSAFDADAVAAVSGDDEPEATAPVPMGSV, from the coding sequence ATGGCACAGGGGGAGCTGCGGCGGTCGGTGCTGCCGAACGGGCTGCGCGTGCTGGGGGTGGAGAACCCGTCGCTGCACTCGTTCGTGTGCTCGGTGTATGTGCGCGTGGGCCCGCGGTTCGAGCCTCCGGAGCGCGCGGGCCTGAGCCACTTCCTGGAGCACATGGTGCTGCAGGGCTCGGAGCGCTTTCCGGACTCGGCGACCATCCTGCGCGGGATCGAGGACGTCGGCGGCGTGGTGGATGCCGCCACCTATGAGGAGCACATGCGGTTCGTCTTCGCGGTGCACCGCAAGCACTGGCGCCGCGTGCTGGAGATCGCCGGCGACGTGCTGTTGCGGCCCCTGTTCGATCCGGGCGAGCTGGAGCGCGAGAAGCTGATCATTGCCCAGGAGGTCTCGCAGCATCGCGACCGGGCGGGGCGCAACATCAGCCCGGAGGAGATTGCCCACTGCCTGCTGTTCCACGGCCGGGCCAGCGAGTCGGGCACCCGCGGATCGCCCGCGATCATGTCGCGCTTCGATCGGGCGCTCATCGAGGCGCACTACCGCCGGTTCTTCGTGCCGGGCAACATGGTGGTGTGCCTGGCCGGGGGGCTGCACTTCGACGAGGTCCTGGACGAGCTGGCCGAGCGGATGGGGGCCCTGGCGCCGGCGGCCGAGACCCCGCCGGAGCCGCTGCCGGTGGCGGCGCGCCCGACGGCGCGGGCCCGGGCCTTCTGCCGTCCGACCGAGGCCCTGCCGGTGGCCGAACTGCTGCTGAGTCACCGCGCCTGCGGGCTGCGGGACGAACGGTTCGACGCCCTGCGTGCGGCCTCCTACCTGCTGGGCGGCGGGCTCAGTTCCCGCCTGTTCATGCGCGTGCGCGAGGAACTGGGCCTGGTCTACCAGATCGACTCGCACGTGCAGAGCTACTCGGACACGGGCGCCTTCGAGATGTTCCTCAGCGTGGGGGTCGAGAACCTGACGGCCGCGTTCGAGGCCGGCCTGGAGGTACTCCACGAGACATTGCGCGACGGCTTCACCGCCGAGGAGCTGGACCGCTACAAGGAGAGCCTGCGCTGCGGCATGGACATGCTCTGCGACCAGCCCACGCACCTGGCGGACTGGTTCGGGCGGCAGGAGCTGCTTCTGGGCGCCGACGGCGTTGTGACCCCCGCCGACCACGTGGGCAGAAACGAGGCCCTGACTCTGGGGGACCTGAGGGCCGTCCTGCGGGACGTGTGCACGCCGGACCGGAGCGACCTGGTCTGCGTGGGGCCATACGGGTCGGCAGAACGCGAGGGGCTGATGAGCGCGTTCGACGCCGACGCCGTCGCGGCGGTCTCCGGTGACGACGAACCGGAGGCGACGGCCCCGGTGCCGATGGGCTCCGTGTGA
- a CDS encoding GGDEF domain-containing protein, whose protein sequence is MGEGEMTKEELAREVERLRARLAALSAGGGGGSEVAYHDALTGLYNRNAFFTLTLQQFRLASRKRRSMVLLLCKVVGLEATNETRGRDAGDEMLRRAGALLKQIYRQADIVARVGPDEFAVLAIEATAAHQELLANRLHQHLAQLTLTADELPMRVGVTRWDPAEPCTVKELMERARENTLVDRAV, encoded by the coding sequence GTGGGCGAAGGCGAGATGACGAAGGAGGAGCTTGCGCGCGAGGTCGAACGGCTTCGCGCCCGTCTGGCGGCGTTGAGTGCGGGCGGCGGCGGCGGCAGCGAAGTCGCCTATCACGACGCCTTGACGGGCCTCTACAACCGCAATGCGTTCTTCACCCTCACACTGCAGCAGTTCCGGCTGGCCAGCCGCAAACGCCGATCCATGGTGCTGCTGTTGTGCAAGGTAGTGGGCCTGGAAGCCACCAACGAAACCCGCGGCCGCGACGCCGGCGATGAGATGCTCAGACGGGCCGGCGCACTGCTCAAACAGATCTACCGCCAGGCGGACATCGTGGCGAGGGTCGGCCCGGACGAGTTCGCCGTTCTGGCAATCGAAGCCACGGCCGCCCATCAGGAACTGCTCGCCAACCGCCTGCACCAGCACCTCGCCCAGCTCACCCTGACCGCCGACGAGTTGCCCATGCGCGTCGGCGTCACGCGCTGGGATCCCGCCGAGCCCTGCACCGTCAAGGAGTTGATGGAGCGGGCCCGGGAGAACACGCTGGTCGATCGGGCCGTCTGA
- a CDS encoding diguanylate cyclase — protein sequence MKVLIAEKDPATHRMLEETLRNGGYETISAYSAREAEEILLSARARLAVCDWRLPDMSGPELCRRVRRAQSGRFAYFIILNTADRKEHVVEGLRAGADDYLVKPFDPQELEVRVRAGQRIIELQQELLETQGRLLRAATRDGLTDLHNHQAILDVLEREFARHVRQSLPLSVIMADLDHFKHVNDTWGHPAGDAVLAAAAAIMLTSVRSYDSVGRYGGDEFLVILPGCDGDVAQEVAERACRAVAGTPARTGLGTIDITLSVGTASTTDFPEANAQALVQHADEALYRAKQEGRNRMVRSVPTSA from the coding sequence GTGAAGGTGCTCATTGCCGAGAAGGACCCGGCAACCCACCGGATGCTGGAGGAGACGCTCCGGAACGGGGGCTACGAGACGATCAGCGCGTACTCCGCCCGAGAGGCGGAGGAGATCCTGCTGAGCGCGCGCGCCCGCCTGGCGGTCTGCGACTGGAGACTCCCGGACATGAGCGGCCCCGAACTCTGCCGGCGCGTGCGCCGGGCCCAGAGCGGCCGGTTCGCCTACTTCATCATCCTCAACACCGCCGACCGCAAGGAGCACGTGGTCGAAGGCCTCCGCGCCGGCGCCGACGATTACCTCGTCAAGCCGTTCGATCCGCAGGAGCTGGAGGTCCGCGTGCGCGCCGGCCAGCGCATCATCGAACTCCAGCAGGAACTGCTGGAGACCCAGGGCCGACTCCTGCGGGCGGCCACCCGCGACGGCCTCACCGACCTGCACAACCACCAGGCGATCCTCGACGTTCTCGAGCGCGAATTCGCCCGCCACGTGCGCCAGAGCCTGCCGCTCTCGGTCATCATGGCCGATCTGGACCACTTCAAGCACGTCAACGACACCTGGGGGCATCCGGCCGGCGACGCCGTGCTGGCAGCCGCCGCCGCCATCATGCTCACCAGCGTGCGCAGCTACGACAGCGTCGGACGCTACGGAGGCGACGAGTTCCTCGTCATCCTCCCCGGCTGCGACGGCGACGTCGCCCAGGAAGTCGCCGAACGCGCCTGCCGGGCGGTCGCCGGCACACCGGCGCGAACCGGCCTCGGCACCATCGACATCACGCTCAGCGTGGGGACCGCCTCCACGACCGACTTCCCCGAGGCCAACGCCCAGGCCCTGGTGCAGCACGCTGACGAGGCCCTCTACCGGGCCAAGCAGGAAGGGCGCAACCGGATGGTCCGGAGCGTACCGACCTCCGCCTGA
- a CDS encoding sugar phosphate isomerase/epimerase yields MKLGLVTYQLARDWDLDRLLDTCAAHGFLGVELRTTHAHGVETTLSPEARRRVRNRFEQSPVELVEMGSLFEYHMADRDEVRRHVQGTKEYVRLAADVGAPGVKVRPNSLVDGVPEDETLRQIGGCLAEVAEDAASVGVEIRVEMHGPGTSDPNRMKRILDYADHPNACVCWNSNHDSSEVVDGSIRRSFDLLADRIRVAHIHDLCSDAYPWLELFRLLRERRYDGYCLAEIPASDQPERIMDYYRTVWDAFQRLLDLEGIPR; encoded by the coding sequence ATGAAACTGGGACTTGTCACGTACCAGCTTGCCCGGGACTGGGACCTGGACCGACTTCTGGACACGTGCGCCGCACACGGCTTCCTGGGCGTGGAGCTGCGAACCACACACGCCCACGGCGTGGAGACCACGTTGAGCCCCGAGGCCCGCCGCCGGGTGCGAAACCGATTTGAGCAGAGCCCCGTCGAACTCGTCGAGATGGGCAGCCTCTTCGAATACCACATGGCGGACCGGGACGAGGTGCGCCGGCACGTGCAGGGGACGAAGGAGTACGTGCGCCTGGCCGCCGACGTCGGCGCGCCCGGAGTCAAGGTGCGCCCCAACTCCCTGGTCGACGGCGTGCCGGAAGACGAAACGCTGCGGCAGATCGGCGGCTGCCTGGCCGAGGTCGCCGAGGACGCCGCCTCCGTCGGCGTGGAGATCCGCGTGGAGATGCACGGCCCCGGCACCAGCGATCCGAACCGCATGAAGCGGATCCTCGACTACGCCGACCACCCGAACGCCTGCGTCTGCTGGAACTCCAACCACGATTCCAGCGAGGTCGTCGACGGATCCATACGCCGGTCCTTCGACCTCCTGGCCGACCGCATCCGCGTGGCCCACATCCACGATCTCTGCTCCGACGCCTACCCCTGGCTGGAGCTGTTCCGTCTGCTGCGCGAACGCCGCTACGACGGCTACTGCCTGGCCGAGATCCCCGCCTCGGACCAGCCCGAACGCATCATGGACTACTACCGGACCGTCTGGGACGCCTTCCAGCGCCTGCTGGACCTCGAGGGAATCCCCCGGTGA
- a CDS encoding ferrous iron transport protein A, with amino-acid sequence MVTNLEQLPPGRNAVVVALGGGRGMVNRLEAMGVRPGKQVRKVSTQFMAGPITVLVNGRQLAMGRGIARRIQVDAGG; translated from the coding sequence ATGGTGACGAACCTGGAGCAGCTCCCCCCCGGCCGCAATGCCGTCGTCGTGGCGCTGGGGGGGGGGCGGGGCATGGTGAACCGACTGGAAGCCATGGGCGTCCGGCCGGGCAAGCAGGTGCGCAAGGTCAGCACCCAGTTCATGGCAGGGCCGATCACGGTTCTGGTGAACGGCCGGCAGCTTGCGATGGGGCGGGGCATCGCCCGCCGGATTCAGGTCGACGCGGGGGGCTGA
- the guaB gene encoding IMP dehydrogenase yields the protein MNRGNGVDAAGLFAGGGLTYDDFIVLPGYIRTGLGEITFDTRLTRDIGLKSPLVSSPMDTVTESSMAIRMALLGGIGIVHYNNTIEEQTEEIRKTKRFENGFIADPVALSPDHRIADVDEIKRRYGFSGIPITADGRPHGKLVGIVSARDIDFEPDRTRKLSEVMTTDLVTAPGGITLAQGNRILKQSKKGKLPIIDKDGHLVSLMSRTDLRKNQDFPLASKDARKQLLAGAAVGTRDEDHDRLEALVEAGVDVVVLDSSQGHSVYQVEMIRWAKGRWPSLQVIAGNVVTAAQCEGLIEAGADGLRVGMGSGSICITQETLAVGRPQASAVYFCARAARERGVPVIADGGISSIGHVFKALSIGASTVMMGSLLAGTEEAPGEYFYEGGVKVKRYRGMGSPEAMAARGARRYMERDEAVRVAQGVSGTVVDKGSVVEYGLYLLQGLRHAIQDVGLSSLAEVHDALAAGVVRFEERSASARFEGGVHGLHSYQEPHRMLPKKV from the coding sequence ATGAACCGAGGGAACGGGGTGGACGCCGCCGGGCTGTTCGCCGGCGGTGGTCTGACATACGACGACTTCATCGTCCTGCCTGGTTACATCCGAACGGGTCTGGGCGAGATCACATTCGACACCAGACTCACCCGCGACATCGGCCTGAAGAGCCCGCTGGTCAGTTCGCCGATGGATACCGTCACCGAGAGCAGCATGGCCATCCGCATGGCGCTGCTCGGCGGCATCGGCATCGTCCACTACAACAACACCATCGAAGAGCAGACCGAGGAGATCCGCAAGACCAAGCGGTTCGAGAACGGCTTCATCGCCGATCCGGTCGCGCTCTCGCCCGACCACCGGATCGCCGACGTCGACGAGATCAAGCGGCGCTACGGCTTCAGCGGCATCCCGATCACGGCCGACGGCCGCCCGCACGGCAAGCTGGTCGGGATCGTGTCCGCGCGCGACATCGATTTCGAGCCGGACAGGACCCGGAAGCTGAGCGAGGTCATGACCACGGATCTGGTCACGGCCCCCGGCGGCATCACCCTGGCCCAGGGCAACCGCATCCTGAAGCAGAGCAAGAAGGGCAAGCTCCCCATCATCGACAAGGACGGGCACCTGGTCAGCCTGATGAGCCGCACAGACCTGCGCAAGAACCAGGACTTCCCGCTGGCCAGCAAGGACGCGCGCAAGCAGCTCCTGGCCGGCGCCGCGGTGGGGACGCGCGATGAGGACCACGACCGCCTCGAAGCTCTGGTGGAGGCCGGCGTCGACGTGGTCGTCCTGGACAGCTCGCAGGGCCACTCGGTCTACCAGGTCGAGATGATCCGCTGGGCCAAGGGCCGCTGGCCGTCCCTGCAGGTCATCGCGGGCAACGTGGTGACGGCCGCCCAGTGCGAGGGGCTGATCGAGGCCGGCGCGGACGGGCTGCGGGTCGGCATGGGGTCGGGCTCCATCTGCATCACGCAGGAGACGCTGGCGGTCGGCCGTCCCCAGGCGAGCGCGGTCTACTTCTGTGCGCGCGCGGCGCGCGAGCGCGGCGTGCCGGTCATCGCGGACGGTGGGATATCCTCCATCGGTCACGTGTTCAAGGCGCTCTCGATCGGGGCGTCTACGGTGATGATGGGCTCCCTGCTGGCGGGTACCGAGGAGGCGCCCGGGGAGTACTTCTACGAAGGCGGCGTGAAGGTGAAGCGCTACCGCGGGATGGGGTCGCCCGAGGCGATGGCGGCCCGGGGCGCCCGGCGCTACATGGAGCGCGACGAGGCCGTCCGGGTGGCCCAGGGGGTCAGCGGCACGGTGGTCGACAAGGGGTCGGTCGTCGAATACGGCCTCTACCTGCTCCAGGGCCTGCGACACGCGATCCAGGATGTCGGGCTTTCATCGCTGGCCGAGGTCCACGACGCCCTGGCGGCCGGCGTCGTGCGGTTCGAGGAGCGCAGTGCCTCGGCGCGGTTCGAGGGTGGCGTGCACGGACTGCACTCCTACCAGGAGCCGCACCGGATGTTGCCGAAGAAGGTTTGA
- a CDS encoding ferrous iron transporter B, translating into MRVLLMGNPNVGKSAVFSRLTGAHVIASNYPGTTVSFTEGHMRCDGRACRVIDVPGTYSLQPDSRAEEVAVEMLDKGDVIINVVDATNLERNLNLTLQLLKRRLPMVVALNMWDEALEHGVRIDTDALSERLGVPVVTTCAISGVGMKDLQRSLADARAGSLEFDDADRWTLVGEIVEQVQRIEHQHPTVGQELSHATVHPVLGPLIAVVVLAVSFDVVRLVGEGLIGHVMDPLFERLWRPVVVWISGLLGAEGILHTLLIGELVEGRIEFGESFGLLTTGFYIPLAAVLPYVFAFYFVLGILEDSGYLPRLGVLVDNVMHRLGLHGLTVVPMLMGLGCNVPGALALRVLETRKERFIAATLLSVCVPCMAQLAMLAGLIGRHGVLAFAPVLGSLFVLWVVLGTTMKRFVKGLTPEILLDIPPYRFPYWGALAKKLLMRMRGFLREAVPYVLLGVLVVNLLYVLGIIHWAGVVLSPVVEHWLGLPAEAAGALLIGFMRKDVAVGMLAPLNLSLRQLIVAGVVLTAYFPCVATFVVLLRELGVRDMVKAAAIMVVAAFATGGLLNLILVGVGL; encoded by the coding sequence ATGCGCGTGCTCCTGATGGGCAACCCGAACGTGGGTAAGAGCGCCGTCTTCTCGCGCCTGACCGGGGCCCACGTCATCGCGTCGAACTACCCGGGCACCACGGTGTCGTTCACCGAGGGCCACATGCGCTGCGACGGCCGGGCCTGCCGCGTGATCGACGTGCCCGGGACCTACTCCCTGCAGCCGGACAGCCGTGCCGAGGAAGTCGCCGTCGAGATGCTCGACAAAGGCGACGTGATCATCAACGTCGTGGACGCGACGAACCTGGAGCGGAACCTCAACCTGACGCTTCAACTGCTGAAGCGCCGCCTGCCGATGGTCGTGGCGCTGAACATGTGGGACGAGGCGCTCGAGCACGGCGTGCGGATCGACACGGATGCGTTGTCGGAGCGGCTCGGCGTCCCCGTCGTGACCACCTGCGCCATCAGCGGCGTGGGGATGAAGGACCTGCAGCGGAGCCTCGCCGATGCACGGGCGGGCAGTCTCGAGTTCGACGACGCGGACCGCTGGACGCTGGTCGGAGAGATCGTCGAACAGGTCCAGCGGATCGAGCACCAGCATCCGACCGTCGGGCAGGAGCTGAGCCACGCTACCGTGCATCCCGTGCTCGGGCCGCTGATCGCGGTCGTGGTGCTGGCGGTCTCGTTCGATGTGGTGCGCCTGGTGGGCGAAGGGCTGATCGGCCACGTCATGGACCCCCTGTTCGAGCGCCTGTGGCGGCCCGTTGTGGTCTGGATCTCCGGCCTTCTGGGGGCCGAGGGCATCCTCCACACGCTGCTGATCGGGGAGCTTGTCGAAGGCCGGATCGAGTTCGGAGAGTCCTTCGGCCTTCTGACCACGGGCTTCTACATCCCCCTGGCGGCGGTTCTGCCGTACGTCTTCGCCTTCTACTTCGTGCTGGGCATCCTGGAGGACAGCGGCTATCTGCCACGCCTGGGCGTTCTGGTCGACAACGTCATGCACCGGCTCGGCCTGCACGGGCTGACGGTGGTCCCGATGCTGATGGGCCTGGGCTGCAACGTGCCGGGGGCGCTGGCCCTGCGCGTGCTGGAGACGCGCAAGGAGCGGTTCATCGCCGCCACGCTGCTGAGCGTCTGCGTGCCGTGCATGGCTCAACTGGCGATGCTGGCCGGGCTGATCGGCCGGCATGGCGTCCTGGCGTTCGCCCCCGTGCTGGGGTCGCTCTTCGTGCTCTGGGTCGTCCTGGGCACCACGATGAAGCGGTTCGTCAAGGGGTTGACGCCCGAGATTCTGCTGGACATCCCGCCCTACCGGTTCCCCTACTGGGGCGCGCTGGCCAAGAAGCTGCTGATGCGCATGCGCGGGTTCCTGCGGGAGGCCGTGCCGTACGTGCTGCTCGGCGTGCTGGTCGTGAACCTGCTCTACGTCTTGGGCATCATTCACTGGGCGGGGGTGGTGCTGAGCCCGGTCGTCGAGCACTGGCTGGGGTTGCCGGCCGAGGCGGCCGGAGCGCTGCTGATCGGCTTCATGCGCAAGGACGTCGCCGTCGGCATGCTGGCCCCGCTGAACCTCTCGCTCCGGCAGCTCATCGTGGCCGGCGTCGTGCTCACGGCGTACTTCCCGTGCGTGGCCACGTTCGTCGTGCTGCTGCGGGAACTGGGCGTGCGGGACATGGTCAAGGCGGCGGCGATCATGGTTGTGGCGGCGTTCGCGACCGGCGGGCTGCTGAACCTGATCCTGGTCGGCGTGGGGCTGTAG
- a CDS encoding transcriptional repressor → MRMSVNKAKGSRERAEAVEAFRACLSVRGLRFTAQRQHVLFEALARGGHFDAERLHEGLRAAGRAVSLATVYRTLGLLVDCGLIRQTPRWDDRECYETLRGRSHHDHMLCVECRRVIEFCDDELESLQARICRRYGFEPIDHRMGIRGLCRACRAGGKTKDSR, encoded by the coding sequence TTGAGAATGAGTGTCAACAAGGCGAAAGGGAGTCGGGAGCGCGCCGAGGCTGTGGAGGCGTTTCGCGCCTGCCTGTCGGTGCGCGGGCTGCGGTTCACCGCGCAGAGGCAGCACGTGCTCTTCGAGGCGCTGGCGAGGGGCGGGCATTTCGACGCCGAGCGACTGCACGAGGGTCTGCGGGCGGCCGGCCGGGCGGTGTCCCTGGCGACCGTCTACCGGACGCTGGGGCTGCTGGTCGACTGCGGCCTGATCCGGCAGACGCCCCGCTGGGATGACCGGGAGTGCTACGAGACGCTGCGCGGTCGCTCGCATCACGACCACATGCTGTGTGTGGAATGCAGACGCGTCATCGAGTTCTGCGACGACGAGTTGGAGTCGCTTCAGGCGCGGATCTGCCGCCGTTACGGTTTCGAGCCGATCGACCACCGCATGGGCATCCGCGGGCTCTGCCGAGCCTGCCGAGCCGGCGGCAAGACGAAAGACAGCAGGTGA
- a CDS encoding GTP-binding protein, translating to MAAVNAVLDCLRGAGARVVEDGPAAADRPPAPPLSDRAIRAAALKALPRVPTRLGAVMLLHQADGALRRAVETALQALDRGDAAPLCALRNTRELGIALLHPPRVALLGPPNVGKSTLLNALLERERVIVHEEPGTTRDTVTERVSLQGVPFDLTDAAGIRAAGDEVERGAVRRALSLARHCEVALVLFDVREGTWPDAAAVPAFAPGTRVLFVGNKADLLTGPAPPLRLRTCGPTCEPVRISARTRANLVALEDALLAPYRPLIDPCRRGAAVVFFPEAAEALDAAHRAHADGGPAAAARALRRSGA from the coding sequence ATGGCGGCCGTCAACGCGGTCCTCGACTGCCTGCGGGGCGCGGGCGCGCGCGTCGTCGAGGACGGCCCTGCTGCGGCGGACCGCCCGCCCGCCCCCCCCCTGTCGGACCGGGCCATCCGGGCCGCCGCCCTGAAGGCGCTGCCCCGCGTCCCGACGCGCCTGGGCGCCGTGATGCTCCTCCACCAGGCCGACGGAGCGCTCCGGCGGGCCGTGGAGACGGCGCTGCAGGCACTGGACCGGGGCGACGCCGCGCCCCTGTGCGCCCTGCGGAACACGCGGGAGCTGGGCATCGCGCTGCTCCATCCGCCCCGTGTGGCGCTGTTGGGCCCCCCGAACGTGGGCAAGTCCACACTGCTGAACGCCCTGCTGGAGCGGGAGCGCGTGATCGTGCACGAGGAGCCCGGCACGACGCGCGACACCGTGACCGAGCGCGTGAGCCTGCAGGGCGTGCCGTTCGACCTGACGGACGCGGCCGGGATACGGGCCGCCGGCGACGAGGTGGAACGCGGGGCGGTGCGTCGGGCCCTGAGCCTTGCACGGCACTGCGAGGTCGCGCTGGTTCTGTTCGACGTGCGCGAGGGAACCTGGCCGGACGCAGCCGCCGTGCCGGCGTTCGCCCCGGGCACGCGCGTGCTGTTCGTCGGCAACAAGGCCGACCTCCTGACCGGCCCCGCCCCGCCGCTGCGCCTGCGCACGTGCGGGCCGACGTGCGAGCCCGTCCGCATCTCCGCCCGGACACGCGCGAACCTGGTCGCTTTGGAGGACGCGCTGCTGGCGCCCTATCGCCCGCTGATCGATCCGTGTCGGCGCGGGGCGGCCGTGGTCTTCTTCCCGGAGGCGGCCGAGGCCCTGGACGCGGCGCACCGTGCGCACGCCGACGGCGGGCCGGCGGCCGCCGCACGCGCGCTTCGCCGAAGCGGCGCCTGA